GCGTACACGTCCTCGACGAGCGACAGGTGCGGCGTCGTCCCGAGGAGGTTCGCGAGCTGGTCGTAGGTCGCCTCCCTGTCGAGCGGCCCGAGCGTGATCTCCTGCACGCGCGGCAGGCGCCGTACGTCGGCGAGCCAGCGTGTGAGCGGGTGACCGTCGCCGACTTCTGTGGAGCGCACCGTCGCGACGATGGTCAGTCGGCGGTCCTCCGGGCCTGCGACGACGTACTGGAGGATGTCCAGGGAGGTCTGGTCCGCCCACTGGAGGTCGTCCAGGACGAGCGCGACCGGGCCGGCCTCCGTCACCGCGTCCAGCCAGGTGTCGAAGACGACCGGCGCATCGGTGGCGTCATGACCGGTCGGGAGATCGAGTGGGGGAACACCCGACGGGCGCGCCCGGACGAGGGACCTGATCGCGAGCAGCGGCACCGTCATGCTCGACAGGGGGAGAGCGGCTCCGTACAGCGTGACTCCGTCGGAGCGGCCCGCCGTGGCGGCGCGAGCGAGGGCTGTCTTGCCGATGCCGGCTGCGCCGTGCACGATCACCGTGCTCGCCCGGCCCGATCCCGCAGCCTCGAGGAGCGCCTCGAGGAGTCCGCGCTCGCGTTCACGACCGACGATCGCGGCGGCGTTGAGGGACGGTGGTGACCGGTCCACCCGGTCATCGTGACAGAGGGCCGCCCCCGACCTGCCGGATCTTGCAACGCCCTAGCATCGACCGGTGAGCCCGATCCCTCCTGCCGAGATCGACGTCACGGCCGACCTCGTACGCGGCCTGCTGGCGTCCCAGCACCCTGACCTGGCGGAGCTGCCTCTCGAGGTCGTCGCCCACGGTTGGGACAACGAGGTGCTCCGGCTGGGAGACGACCTGGCCCTTCGGATGCCGAGGCGCGAGCTCGGCGCGCGGCTGGTGCGCCACGAGCAGGAGTGGCTTCCGGCGCTGGCGCCGCAGCTTCCGGTGCGGACACCTGTCCCGGTGCGCGTGGGTTCGCCGAGCGACGGCACGCGCGGGCCGGCGTACCCCTGGTGGTGGAGCATCGTGCCGTGGTTCGACGGCCAGATGGTCGCTCGGACCCCCGTCGCCGAACGCCGTACGCTGGCGCGTCCGCTCGCACAGTTCGTGACCGCTCTGCACCGTACGGCGCCGCCTGACGCGCCCGTGAATCCTTACCGCGGGGTGCCGCTGGCGGCGCGCGACGCGGATTTCCGCGAGAGGCTGGCGGCGCACCCGTTGCCGGAGCAGGACGCACTCCTCGACCTCTGGGAGCGGCTGATCTCGACGCCGGTGTGGGACGGTCCCGCGCTCTGGGTGCACGGCGACCTGCACCCCGCCAACCTGCTGGCTGCGCCCGAGAACGCCGGCCGCCTCGGCCTGTCGGCCGTCATCGACTTCGGCGACATCACCTCGGGCGACCCGGCGAGCGACCTCGCGACGGCGTGGTTGACCTTCGACGCCGAGGGGCGTGGCGAGTTCCGTGAGCTCGTCTCGCGGGCCGGCGTCGCCGACGGCGCGATGTGGGACCGTGCCCACGCTTGGGCCGTGGTCTTCTCGGTGCTGCTCACGACGACCTCCGACGACGTGCCTCACCTGCACGCCGTCGGCGTGCACGGCCTGGCGCAGGTGCTGGCAGGGGAGTGACTGGACGTCGGGCGTCAGACCCGGCCGAACAGTGCGTCCACCCACGGGACCACGTCCGCGTACGAGGCGTCGATGACACCGCGGTGGTCGACGCCGGCGTAGGTCGTCGACGTGAGCGAGACGCCCTTGCTGCTGAGCTGGGACGCGAGCGTCTTCGTCCATCCCGGGAGGACGGTCGTGTCGCTGTCGCCCTGCGCGAGGAAGACCGGGACCGAGGGGGAGAGCGTGCCCGGCTCGTTGGCGGCCATCACCGTGTCGAACGCGGAGAAGTCGGCTCCGGGCTGGAAGACCTCATTGGTCTTGAGCGTGCCCCACGAGGCGGCGTCGCGAAGCTGCGCGATGCAGCGGTCGTCGGCGTCGGCCATGAGCGCCTGAGCGCGCGGTGTCAGGAGGCCGTCGGTCGAGACGCCCGCCGTCTCCACGCCGCGGATGATGAGCGGCAGGAACGATGCGATGTTCTCGACCGGCAGGTTGCGGATCTGGGGCACGAAGGTGCTCAGCTGCGAGCCGGGTGCGAGGCCCACCGCGCCGACGAGGTCGAGCTCGGGCGCCCAACGGTCGGCGACGTCGGTAGCGAAGAGGGCGGCGTGGCCACCCTGGGAGTGTCCGTACGCCAGCCACTTCCGGCCCAGCGCCGGCGACAGCCGGCGGGCTGCCCGGACCATGTCGACGCTCGCACGGCCCTCGGCCTCGCCGATCAGATAGCTGTGGACGCCGTCGGTCCCCAACCCCTGGTAGTCCGTCGCCACCACGGCGTAGCCCCGGTCGATCCACCGCTGCAGGTTCGTGTGCATGACCTGGAGGTAGTCGTGGGCGGGATTTGTGGCTGAGTCGCGCGAAGGCGCGCACACGTCGGCCGTGCCGGTCGTGCCGTGCAACCACGAGATGACCGGCCATCCGCCCTTCGGAGCGCTGCCTCGCGGGACCGATACGGTCCCGGACACGGCCACCTGCTTGCCCTCAGGCGTTCGCGAGCGGTAGACGACGAGCGAGTTGCGGGCGCCCTGGAAGGCGGCGTCGCCCGACAGCGGCCGTGCCCAGATCACGCTGCCGTGCGGGCCAGGCACCAGCTGCTTCGGGGGGTGGTAGAACGCCTCGCGCAAGACGTCGAGGACTGACTTGCTCGCCGATGCCGACGGCGCAGCGGGCGCGTCGCCCGCCGCCTGGACGGGAGCCGCTGCTGCCGCCGGAGCGAGGACGGCGACGATCGCGATGCTGCTGGTGAGGAGCTTCTTCATCCGTGGTGCTTCTTTCGTTCAGGGCCAGGGAGGTGGTCGTGCAGGTTCAGGAAGCGCCCGCGCGGTCGATGAGCGTGGCCGTGTCCACGCCGACCGGGAGCGTCCCGAAGGCGACGCCCCAGTCGCCGCCGAGGCGAGAGGCGCAGAACGCGTCTGCGACGGCGGTCGGGGCGTGCCGCACGAGGAGCGAACCCTGGAGCACGAGGGCGAGCTGCTCGACGACGTGGCGCGCGCGGTACTCGATGGCGTCGAGGTCGGCGAGC
Above is a genomic segment from Mumia sp. Pv4-285 containing:
- a CDS encoding aminoglycoside phosphotransferase family protein yields the protein MSPIPPAEIDVTADLVRGLLASQHPDLAELPLEVVAHGWDNEVLRLGDDLALRMPRRELGARLVRHEQEWLPALAPQLPVRTPVPVRVGSPSDGTRGPAYPWWWSIVPWFDGQMVARTPVAERRTLARPLAQFVTALHRTAPPDAPVNPYRGVPLAARDADFRERLAAHPLPEQDALLDLWERLISTPVWDGPALWVHGDLHPANLLAAPENAGRLGLSAVIDFGDITSGDPASDLATAWLTFDAEGRGEFRELVSRAGVADGAMWDRAHAWAVVFSVLLTTTSDDVPHLHAVGVHGLAQVLAGE
- a CDS encoding lipase family protein; amino-acid sequence: MKKLLTSSIAIVAVLAPAAAAAPVQAAGDAPAAPSASASKSVLDVLREAFYHPPKQLVPGPHGSVIWARPLSGDAAFQGARNSLVVYRSRTPEGKQVAVSGTVSVPRGSAPKGGWPVISWLHGTTGTADVCAPSRDSATNPAHDYLQVMHTNLQRWIDRGYAVVATDYQGLGTDGVHSYLIGEAEGRASVDMVRAARRLSPALGRKWLAYGHSQGGHAALFATDVADRWAPELDLVGAVGLAPGSQLSTFVPQIRNLPVENIASFLPLIIRGVETAGVSTDGLLTPRAQALMADADDRCIAQLRDAASWGTLKTNEVFQPGADFSAFDTVMAANEPGTLSPSVPVFLAQGDSDTTVLPGWTKTLASQLSSKGVSLTSTTYAGVDHRGVIDASYADVVPWVDALFGRV